TTGTTAAGCATTtgttagtgtttgttaacgttcgtaAACGCTGTGTTAGGGATAGGGATTAGACGTCTCTCCCTTTCGGGGTTTCCCCTCTCCTTTTtctgataataaaaaaaaaaaaaccttcgtAAACGCTAAACAAACATGCATGTCCATAATTTGTTCATGAACAAGAGATATTTTTCACAAACAATAATCAAACGGacattgacaaaaaaaaaaagagtctaaACTAAAGTAGTATCTTaacattgaaaaataataataaattaaattaaattacactTAAATTAAATGAGTTTGTATGTAAACAATCTTAAACGAACACTAATGTtcgtgaacattattaaacgaacctgctcatgaatattattttactaacaaatgcGTTCACGAGCTCTTAACAAACAGGTCATACAAATGTTTAGACTCTATTCATTTATTAAAGGGCATCTGGGAATGAAAGATGGAGAATGAAATGCAGTTTTTATTTTCCTCTTAATCTTAGCATTATAGCCAACAAATATTATCTGCTGGGAAATACATGCCAAGAGAAGTTATGGCAATACAGAAAATACAGAGCAGATTTTACAGAATGGAAAAGCAAGAAATCATAGAAACGAGAGTGGAGAAGACACTAACTACTGCTTCCTCGCTAATTTATCCGAGCTTTAATTTCATCCTTACCATGCTCTCTCCATCTGATGCATTTTTGGTCCGGTTTGGAATGAAAGAATGGAGAGGAGAGTTGGCAAGCGAAGTTATGTTCATGGCTGGCGACTGCTGTGTTTCAACATGGAGCGCGTTTTTGGTATGAGAGGATGATGGGCGTGTTGGCATCAAAATGGCGTCCACCGTCCATGGAGTGCACCTCAAAAGCTCATTCCTCAACTGGTTTTGCTTTGTCCTCCTCCTTCACTAGAGCGTACACCACTGCAGTTCTACTGGGTGCGTACACCATGAAGGAACGAGGACGATCATCGTGATACCCTTCCTGTACGACCAGTTAAATTACAAGTAGTGATACCTTTTCTTGGACCATGACAAAAAAGATGCAACGTAACGAGCAAGGGATcagataaaagaaaaatagagaatttcTATCTTACGAATGTGAAAAATTCTGCATCGGGTTGAACTCGGCCAAAGCCTCCAAACAGCGGACTGTCAGAGTCCAGGGCTACCTGGAAGATGACGATATGTCAATAGAATGCGGGAATGAGTGACCGTACCTGACTCATGACTAAACCTACCGAGGCACCGAAAGAAATGTTGATAGAACTTGCAGCCGTACCTTATATTTTCCCGGCTTTAAGCAGCCTACACGGTAATCCGAATAACTATTTGTCCAGTGGAAATTGAAGACAAACACCAGGTCACCCCTTTCAAAAATGATCACCCTATCTCCTTCGTCCTGGCGTGATATGTACTGGTGTTCTGCCGTCATGAACTGCAATGATTTACAGGAGAAAACTTGTCCGTGAAATGTacattaaaagaatttaatacaatttattCATACAATAATAATAGCATAAGAATATCCAAAAAGGTACTCCACATTAATTAAAACGAGCAAGAGAAAACACGTACGCCATATTTTTCTTCAAGGTGATGCATAGCTTGGTCAAATTCTTGCATGCCCCGATATCTTAGATAATCTGCATCACCCTAAATATCGAGCAAAGTTGGATTATAAGAAACAACTCAACTGCAATTCACAGTGTTATATCATATGACAAGGCACCCGTTGTAACAGCTATAAATTAAAAGGCTTCTCCGTATAGCAAATTGCAACCTTTAACATTGTGTTATTTACAGTTATACCTTATTGTGCATTAATGCCAAATATTTGTAGCCACAGTGAATACTTACCAGATCAAATCTACGACGGCATTTATCATAGCTGAAATTGTTTCCAGGGAGAACTGAACCATCAGGAAGGCGTTGTTCACCTCTAGGGAAATCAATCCactctgaaaaataaatttgaataatttctcACATAAAGCATGCAAATAGCCAATCGGTTAAAACTGTATAATGGAATTAAGTAGGAACTATGCATAGGAAGCATCCAAATCCATACCTGGGTGACCAAATTCGTTCCCCATGAAATTTAGATATCCTTCTCCTCCTAATCCCATAGTTATAAGTCTGATCATTTTATGCAATGCTATTCCACGGTCTATTACTGGCGTTGCTGGTCTATCCAGAGCCATGAAGTCATACATGTCCTAGAAGAAGGAGGAAATCATTGAATGGCGTGCCCCAAcaccaaattaaagtatatcCTACTTACTGACCCAAAAAAAGGTATAAACAGATATCCTCGGGTAATGGCTATATAAGCTCATTAATGCAAAAGAGAAAAGTTATCCCTTCGAACATCATGTTCAAGCCAAGTTTCAAGGGAATGCTGACAAAGACAAACAAAAGCTTAGACAACCTTGTCCATCAACCAGAACGCTATAGTTTTATCACCAACAAGAGCTTGGTCGTGACTTTCAGCATAAGAAACACATTTTTCCAGCCATCTTCTGTTAGTAAGTGTGTGAACAATTTCACCCATTTGCCAATCCTCATCTCTTCTCCTGTACCAGATATTTTAAGCAAACAGATTGATGATATGAAACACCAATGTAAATTACTTCTAACCCAATTCAAATAGAGTTTCACATGCATATAGAGCACAAACAGACAAACTTACTTGAGAATCTCAATCCATTTATCGGGAATTGCCATATGAAGCCGATAGTCAAAACCTACGCCTCCATCTCTGACGGGAATACAAAATGTTGGCATGCCACTAACCTGAATAGTAAAAGTCCTCTAAAGATCAGTCATAAGATAAATCCCCATTCCTATTGCATGAATCAACTGCAATTTTACGCCACGACTTAACATATAGATATTCATGCAAAATTGAAGGTCTGGCCATAATCAGAATTAGTAATCTACATCTATCTTTCAATTCTCAATGACAAAGAAAAGATACAACATACAAAGCCGAAAGATAATCATTCTGGAAGAAGCCCAAAAGGCACAAACAAAgtgctttattttttaaaaactattagTCCTTTTCACTCAGACAACCAAGGAGACTAGTTTTCATGAGATTTTGAGTGTTTCTGGGCTTGAAAATTATGagtaataactaaatattaACCTTCCAGCATCATTTTATAGGTTTTGCAATCTCAGTTTCCAATAGGTTTAGTAGGAATAATGAATCATCATACTTACATGTCAAATTCCAAACAAAATCAACAAGCATttagttgaattataattaatactcaAACCGAATACATACATCTTCACCAATGGTTATGGCTTCAGGGAAGAGACCATGAATGAGATCATTGACGAGCATCAGATACACCACAGCATCAACATCGGTTGCATACCCAAAATATTCACTGTAGTTTCCGGTGAATCCTAcctaagaaaaataaaagactcAGTCAACATAGCGGATAGCTTAATGTTAGGAtggaatgaaaaataataacaGTAAAATATCCTCATGTTTTCATTAGGAATACGAAATAGAGACAAATCATTGCATTTATCAAGTGATGAATTAGATCGTACACTCAACCCATGATGAGTATACATCATTGAAGTCACACCATCAAATCTGAACCCATCAAACTTGTACTCATCCAACCACCATCTTGCGTTTGAGAGCAGATACCTCAGTACCTATCACAAGCGAAAAAATTAGTTCTGATTGCAGAAGATACAATGATACTGGCTTTGAAAACCATATCAACTTTGCAAGAAGAAACATACTTCCCAGTTTCCATAGTTGAAGAGACGAGAATCCCACATCCAATGATAACCCCGGGTTCCAGAGTGGAAATAACAACTATCTGTACCATCAAACATGTTCAGTCCATCCAAAGTATTATTTGACGCATGACTGCAATCAATAAagatacaaagaaaaaagagcACGTCAGAAAATATAAGCACAGGGAGACAATTATCGATGTATGTTAAAATGTACTTCCTTTTGCCAATAGGTCATATcacaaaaaacaaatttaaaagattatCCAAGAAGAGTTATGTACTTATaaccaaataaaattaactcaagggtagcatttaaaaataaattacaggACCCATCGGGAAAGATCAGAAAAGtacaataaacaaataaatcgATTAGGATACCCTATAAAGCAACTTTTGATCAATGAAAATTATTCTAATTCAAACTACCAAAGCTACAAAATTTTTTTGTGCCAGATATTATATCAAAGCTCATTCTACAAAAAACCTAATGAAAAGGTTCATTCAATCCGACTTGTCACCATGAAGTAATTTCCAACCTACTAATAGAACTCAGCAGCCTTATTTAACATCCCAGCCTCTTTTCCTGTTTGCAACAAGACTCTAGCATTCTCATAAAGAACACTACCTCTATTCATAATGGGGGGAAAGCTCTAGAACACTTCATCTGCTCTCCACTTTTTCACTTGTTAATCTAactatcatatatatttttattataattgtgcAAAAGAGCTTTGCTAGAATGTATAGGAACATAAAACAGAGACATGAAATGAACTCAACTACAGACCATAGAAAGTTCCTGAAGTGAAGTAAAGATCCATTTATTACCTGTGCACAATATCCATTAGAACAACCAGTCCAAGTTCATGGGCTCTATCAATCAAAGATTTAAGATCATCTGGAGTCCCAAAACGACTGCTTGGTGCAAAGAAATTCGTAACATGATAGCTGAATCATGTAAATGGGTAAGAATTTGTATtagaaaaaagtaataatagtTGAAAGTTATAGTAACAATTGTCAATGAATGACGACAGAATTAGAGAACTCCTCAATTATGTAGAGCAAAACAATAGTAGAATCACtaccaaaaatagaaataaataaaaagaaagtacCCAAAGCTAGCATAATAAGAATGCTCTTGAATGGCCATTATCTGGAGAGCATTGTAGCCAAGCTTCTTTATACGAGGAAGTACATCATCTCTAAACTCtgcatatgtatttattttaggCTCCTGAAATTTTATCAGAAGttaataatcaaattagatATGTCATGTATATAACCATCATATATAGTCAACTAGAAGATAAAAAATAGGTAAGACATATAAGTATTTAAGGAGTGGTACCCACCGGACTACTCATTCCAATATGACATTCATATATTCTCAGTGACTTTGGTCTTTTTGGCCGTGGATGTTGAAATTTGTACCTCTCCTGCAGAGTATTTAACAAGAATTATCAGCATAAGGAGAAGGGAGGGGAGTAGAAGCAacagaagaaattgaaagaaaatataTCCTTTTGTTGATGTGATAGACAACACAAACATCTTAACTTCGTAGGAGGATAAGAATCATGCTCGGCTAATACCAGTACAAAGTACTATCGTATTCACAAATTAGTAATCTAAAGGAAACATGAGATTTTTAACAGGATAAGGGAAGAGATCATACAAGGGTATCTAAGCATATTTGTCTTATAAGTAAATTACAAAGAATCATTGGTCATTTCTTGTCTCCAGCCCTATTTAGAAGATCCCAACATTTAAGGATTGACTGTTTTTGCAGCAATAGAATAAAAATGAACACCTCTTCTGGAGGATCATAGTATATTCCATCATAAGGAATTGCACCAGGAGCTTGTACAGAGAAATTGATCCAAGCGGGAATAGAGTCTTTAATGCCTGAAGGAGTGTCCATACGTATCTGCAATtccaatacaaaataataaagcatacaaaaaatgtaagaaaaagaaaataacatgGACCTATGTGGGGTGGGGTTGAGTTGTATATGAAGAGAGCCTGTTGTCTGAATTAGAAAGATAGAAAGCATGTGTGAGCGTTGGTGTGATATATACTTGATAGAATTTGCAGTCAGCAGCTATCAAGGATTTGGGATAAGACCTTTGTTTCATTCATATTAGCATTATCTTTCATTCTTTCAAAACTACTGCTTCCTTTACAACAAGTTGAATGAATTTCAATAGCACAACCATCAAAGAGTCCAATACCTTCACTCTAGAGCCATGTGGAATTGCAGGTGAGCCATCTGCATTGTTTGGCAAAAAGATCTCCCAAACACCAAATTCATTCTGTTTAAAAACTAGAAATGATTATAATGTAGCATGGACTCATTGTAATTACTAACTAATGTAAATAAATGCAAGTTCACACATTTTTCTATGGACTCATTGTAATCAGTAATCACTAACTAATGTAAATAAATGCAAGCTCACAAATATTTCTAATTCACTAATCTATGTAATATTGCACCTTTGCTTGAACAGGTTAACCCCAGGTCACCAGCCATACTTACAGAAGGAAATTTGGCTTCCTACAAAGTCTAGCATACCTAGATAGAAGAGATAATGCAATTAAATTGATCAAGTTTTAATCCCTTTAAAATGAACAGTAAATTGAGTAATTAACTGattatttaattcttatttcaTCATTAGCTTCCCAGGCGAATCAAATcaaaattggaaaacaaaacAGACCAACTATTAAGATGTGGATGGGTAAACCATAAAAAGAAATATGTAACTCGAAAGAAATTGATTGTTTTTATCATTGAACATGTCCAACCAACTAATGTCCATATGAAGCATTGAGCTAATAAACATGCAGATGAAGCAATAAAAGACCATCAGCATCAAGAATTAAGCTAAACCACAGCAAGGGTATCAATCTCCCACCAAAAGATGCCAATCAAACAGAATAACTAAGTATTCAGAACTGAACCAATAAATGCATACCCGAGTCATAACATCAGCATTTGGATTCCAATTGTTGAAATCTCCAATGAGTGTTGCCCACTACAAAAGCAGGGAAAAGAACAACTTATAAGAACTGAAAACCTGATTCCAACAATAGCAATGAAAAAGAGCAATACTGACCGTGGCTCCAGGAGCCCACTCCCGATAGGTGATACCTGTAGCACtggcagtaaaaaaaaaataaaaaaatcacatgCAATGAGCAAGAAATTATTCAACGTCATCAAAATTCATTTATAGGGAATCTTTAggggaaaaagagagagagagataattGTCTCTGTGTGCATGGTGCATGCCAGGGGATGAGTGGTTATCATGAGCACATTGATGACCATTATTTTATCGAGGctcccttttttctttttacttttccttttctctAGGGTATTGGCTCTTTTCTTTGATGCAGAAGTACCAATGAATCTGGCCTTGCTAGCCATAACATAAACTCTGCAACTACCACCCACCCAAATTTTACTCCCACCACATCAATTTCAAGGTTCAAAAGAATCATCTCATTAAGCACATTTACATGGAAACTGATGAAGTTTACCAAGTAGGCTTCTGGAGCATTGCATATTTCTCGTAATACAGTAGAATAGAACAGAAATGAATTTGACAATTGCTGAGGGGACACCTTAAATCTAATAGTCAAAGCTTTAATTTTAGTTATACCATACCTTTTCCTGATCCTTCCTAAAGGTTAGGCTCTGGTGTTTAAATTCATTTAATAGTTCAACACTGAAAGTAAGATTCCACAATTGAGTAAAATACAATGCACTACCTAATTAAGAAATAGCTATTAAGTTCATTTCTTTTGCAGCCAAAGAAAAGTGCAGAGTGCAGTACTACATCATACAAGAATTGTAGATGTGCAGAGCAAAAAATATGACATCAATGCTGTTTACCTCCGAGTGAAACCTAATTTCTCATAGCCACGAGAGAATACTTCCAAGCCACCCTCATACTGGTTAATTGCTTCCCGGATTTTCCTATAGTGCGAAAACCTATAGttggaaaatataaaaataagaattaatatcCAGGTAACCTCTTCAGGTATGGGAACTTTATGAACAGATATGAGAGCTTTAGATTCATGGAAAGAACTTGATAGTTGATACAGAGATTTAAAGGCATGACATTTTTAAAGTTAGCTGCAGTTCTATTTCAAGCCAAATTCAAAGGGAATGTTttatctctctctttttttgtgtgtgtgtgtgtgtggggggggggggggggggggNNNNNNNNNNNNNNNNNNNNNNNNNNNNNNNNNNNNNNNNNNNNNNNNNNNNNNNNNNNNNNNNNNNNNNNNNNNNNNNNNNNNNNNNNNNNNNNNNNNNNNNNNNNNNNNNNNNNNNNNNNNNNNNNNNNNNNNNNNNNNNNNNNNNNNNNNNNNNNNNNNNNNNNNNNNNNNNNNNNNNNNNNNNNNNNNNNNNNNNNNNNNNNNNNNNNNNNNNNNNNNNNNNNNNNNNNNNNNNNNNNNNNNNNNNNNNNNNNNNNNNNNNNNNNNNNNNNNNNNNNNNNNNNNNNNNNNNNNNNNNNNNNNNNNNNNNNNNNNNNNNNNNNNNNNNNNNNNNNNNNNNNNNNNNNNNNNNNNNNNNNNNNNNNNNNNNNNNNNNNNNNNNNNNNNNNNNNNNNNNNNNNNNNNNNNNNNNNNNNNNNNNNNNNNNNNNNNNNNNNNNNNNNNNNNNNNNNNNNNNNNNNNNNNNNNNNNNNNNNNNNNNNNNNNNNNNNNNNNNNNNNNNNNNNNNNNNNNNNNNNNNNNNNNNNNNNNNNNNNNNNNNNNNNNNNNNNNNNNNNNNNNNNNNNNNNNNNNNNNNNNNNNNNNNNNNNNNNNNNNNNNNNNNNNNNNNNNNNNNNNNNNNNNNNNNNNNNNNNNNNNNNNNNNNNNNNNNNNNNNNNNNNNNNNNNNNNNNNNNNNNNNNNNNNNNNNNNNNNNNNNNNNNNNNNNNNNNNNNNNNNNNNNNNNNNNNNNNNNNNNNNNNNNNNNNNNNNNNNNNNNNNNNNNNNNNNNNNNNNNNNNNNNNNNNNNNNNNNNNNNNNNNNNNNNNNNNNNNNNNNNNNNNNNNNNNNNNNNNNNNNNNNNNNNNNNNNNNNNNNNNNNNNNNNNNNNNNNNNNNNNNNNNNNNNNNNNNNNNNNNNNNNNNNNNNNNNNNNNNNNNNNNNNNNNNNNNNNNNNNNNNNNNNNNNNNNNNNNNNNNNNNNNNNNNNNNNNNNNNNNNNNNNNNNNNNNNNNNNNNNNNNNNNNNggggggggggggggggggggggggggggggggggggggggggggggggggggggggggggggggggggggggggggggggggggggggggggggggggggggggggggggggggggggggggggggggggggggggggggggggggggataaagaaaataaactaataatagtACTGAAACAAAGAGAAGAGTTGCTAAGACAGGAAATGTACAGCTGAAAAATAAGAATAACATATAGTGGTTTGAGGACAGTGCTAAGCTATGGTAGTATGCATGACAGATTGATGTAAGAACAAAATGCAGCAGCCTAGTGATAATCAAACATCATTTGCACTCATTTTGCGCAGTTCAATGAATTGCACTAGTAGAATTTACACTTGTGAAGGTGTGTTACCTATAATCAAGATGGTCACGAAAATTTTTCAAGAGAGGGTCTATCTCATAGATCCTCTGACCAAGTCCAGGTGGAGGAATGGCCCTCTTTTTCACCATTTCAGATTCAGCACTGATGTCATCCAAAGTCTCTGGTTTTTGTGAAACTTCCACATTACCATCTTCTTCAAATTGAAGTGAAGACGTGTGATCCTGCTCTTGAACGCTTTCTTTAGAATCACTTGCTACTTTGACGAAATCCACATTGCTTTCACTGTTGCTGTTCTCTTCCATCTTCACATTATCCACGTCAGCCGATACCTAAGATAGCAATGAGGAAAACAATTGTGATATTACAGGAAAATGTGATGAACAAAAACCAAGACTCCAAGAGCACCTGGACATTAGAATTAATAAGACAATCATGAGTATAAAAGAAATCATGCCGATAATAAGACAATCATTTTAAGGATAATCATGCTGAATGAAAGGATCCACATATGTATGAAGTTTGCAACCTAACACAATTTTATGCCATGGTCATTTTGTGGGAAATATGGCATGGTTGGAGAGTTATTCAAGAAATCGTATTTCTTCTAGTAATTAGAAGAATAACACTTTCAACTATAATGCGTTGGCTTTTGGGACTTCCACCTTACTAAGCAGCTGCCTTTAAAAGCAATACAGACACTATGACACATCTCGTTAATGATGAGGCATAAGCCCCTACAGCATTTTCTATAAGTAGGTATTATGATCTTTTGACAAAATACATGATCTTAATTCTTAAAAGTATCTTACTGCTTCAAGCAACAACTGCAGATTCGCCACTGCTATTATTTCTAGATTTGCAAGGAACCCAGCCCTAGTTGCCAAGCCAGTAGCATGCTACCATCCCATGAGAGATCCCAAAAACCTTTTctgttcaaattatttatactGCAACTTATCACCATCATTTCAGACTTGTTTAACAATTAACATGaatatttatttgcaactttttgTTGCAATTTATCTTCATAAATAGCAAATGTTAAAGAAATaactcataatttttattcaCGAATTCTTTATAAAGAATATCTATCTGCAAACTTATTTAGTAATTGATATTCGTAAATACTgaagaataattaattttaattcacAGTTATaacttttactttttattttaaatgagtAATAATGACTTTTATTTAAGAGAAAGAATATTGTGCTCATGTTGTATGTCAGTAGTTTTACACATACACATACTTGGGTATCTTCTGATAATGCCTCAGCAACCTCTAACTGATCAGTTGGAAACGATGATCCCTCGCCCTCGCCACCAGGAACAAGGACCTTCTCTGATGCTGCAACTCTAAAAGAAGAGGGTTCGGATTCATAGGAAGTATTTCCGGCAAAGATCTTCCCTGCAGCCAAGCACCAAACTGGTTAAGTTTCTTGGAAATATCAAGCAAAGCAAATTAGGTCCAAAAGATATAACTAACTGATAAGAAAATTCATTCCTGCAAATTAGTCATAGTATGGGTGTTGTTATCAAACAGAAAGGTACAGAGTAAAACATATCCAGAAGATTTCGATTACTACCAAAATAAGTAATGGAGATTCCATATATTAAAGATAGATTaactaaattgtttttttttttttaaatagcattGCCACTAAAAATCTCTAATCCAGCATAgcagaaaatataaaatattcagTGTCAGTAAACAAAGAGAATCGAATCtatgcaattaaataaatagctGAAAGACGATCGCTTTTAAGAAAAGCTCTCAGCTTTCATCATTATTCCCTAAATTGAGCTAGGCAGCAAGTATTTTTTACTAAAAGGcaacaaaaagattaaaaggcAAAGCTAACAGTCCCGCTGTTTCGAAACCAAAACTACACATTGATCGCACGCAGCACGATGATATCAAATTTCAATCAAAACGATAAATC
This region of Ipomoea triloba cultivar NCNSP0323 chromosome 15, ASM357664v1 genomic DNA includes:
- the LOC116006957 gene encoding 1,4-alpha-glucan-branching enzyme 2-2, chloroplastic/amyloplastic isoform X2 → MVYTLSGLRLPAVAPVYKHLGSTSHADRRNANPSLSLKRNSFSSWKIFAGNTSYESEPSSFRVAASEKVLVPGGEGEGSSFPTDQLEVAEALSEDTQVSADVDNVKMEENSNSESNVDFVKVASDSKESVQEQDHTSSLQFEEDGNVEVSQKPETLDDISAESEMVKKRAIPPPGLGQRIYEIDPLLKNFRDHLDYRFSHYRKIREAINQYEGGLEVFSRGYEKLGFTRSATGITYREWAPGATWATLIGDFNNWNPNADVMTRNEFGVWEIFLPNNADGSPAIPHGSRVKIRMDTPSGIKDSIPAWINFSVQAPGAIPYDGIYYDPPEEERYKFQHPRPKRPKSLRIYECHIGMSSPEPKINTYAEFRDDVLPRIKKLGYNALQIMAIQEHSYYASFGYHVTNFFAPSSRFGTPDDLKSLIDRAHELGLVVLMDIVHSHASNNTLDGLNMFDGTDSCYFHSGTRGYHWMWDSRLFNYGNWEVLRYLLSNARWWLDEYKFDGFRFDGVTSMMYTHHGLSVGFTGNYSEYFGYATDVDAVVYLMLVNDLIHGLFPEAITIGEDVSGMPTFCIPVRDGGVGFDYRLHMAIPDKWIEILKRRDEDWQMGEIVHTLTNRRWLEKCVSYAESHDQALVGDKTIAFWLMDKDMYDFMALDRPATPVIDRGIALHKMIRLITMGLGGEGYLNFMGNEFGHPEWIDFPRGEQRLPDGSVLPGNNFSYDKCRRRFDLGDADYLRYRGMQEFDQAMHHLEEKYGFMTAEHQYISRQDEGDRVIIFERGDLVFVFNFHWTNSYSDYRVGCLKPGKYKVALDSDSPLFGGFGRVQPDAEFFTFEGYHDDRPRSFMVYAPSRTAVVYALVKEEDKAKPVEE
- the LOC116006957 gene encoding 1,4-alpha-glucan-branching enzyme 2-2, chloroplastic/amyloplastic isoform X1; amino-acid sequence: MVYTLSGLRLPAVAPVYKHLGSTSHADRRNANPSLSLKRNSFSSWKIFAGNTSYESEPSSFRVAASEKVLVPGGEGEGSSFPTDQLEVAEALSEDTQVCVSADVDNVKMEENSNSESNVDFVKVASDSKESVQEQDHTSSLQFEEDGNVEVSQKPETLDDISAESEMVKKRAIPPPGLGQRIYEIDPLLKNFRDHLDYRFSHYRKIREAINQYEGGLEVFSRGYEKLGFTRSATGITYREWAPGATWATLIGDFNNWNPNADVMTRNEFGVWEIFLPNNADGSPAIPHGSRVKIRMDTPSGIKDSIPAWINFSVQAPGAIPYDGIYYDPPEEERYKFQHPRPKRPKSLRIYECHIGMSSPEPKINTYAEFRDDVLPRIKKLGYNALQIMAIQEHSYYASFGYHVTNFFAPSSRFGTPDDLKSLIDRAHELGLVVLMDIVHSHASNNTLDGLNMFDGTDSCYFHSGTRGYHWMWDSRLFNYGNWEVLRYLLSNARWWLDEYKFDGFRFDGVTSMMYTHHGLSVGFTGNYSEYFGYATDVDAVVYLMLVNDLIHGLFPEAITIGEDVSGMPTFCIPVRDGGVGFDYRLHMAIPDKWIEILKRRDEDWQMGEIVHTLTNRRWLEKCVSYAESHDQALVGDKTIAFWLMDKDMYDFMALDRPATPVIDRGIALHKMIRLITMGLGGEGYLNFMGNEFGHPEWIDFPRGEQRLPDGSVLPGNNFSYDKCRRRFDLGDADYLRYRGMQEFDQAMHHLEEKYGFMTAEHQYISRQDEGDRVIIFERGDLVFVFNFHWTNSYSDYRVGCLKPGKYKVALDSDSPLFGGFGRVQPDAEFFTFEGYHDDRPRSFMVYAPSRTAVVYALVKEEDKAKPVEE